The proteins below are encoded in one region of Canis lupus familiaris isolate Mischka breed German Shepherd chromosome 21, alternate assembly UU_Cfam_GSD_1.0, whole genome shotgun sequence:
- the OR52R1 gene encoding olfactory receptor family 52 subfamily R member 1 (The RefSeq protein has 4 substitutions compared to this genomic sequence): MLASGNSSSQPVSFILLGIPGLENYQFWIAFPFCAMYLIAIVGNVIVLHIIRTDHTLHEPMYLFLAMLAITDLALSSSTQPKMLAILWFHAHEIEYHACLIQVFFIHAFSSVESGLLMAMALDRYVAICFPLHHSTFLTPAVVGKLGAAVMMRGLLWVSPFCIMVSRMPFCNNHVIPQSYCEHMAVLKLVCADTRVNRAYGLFVAFSVVGFDIIVISISYVMILRTVLGLPSDEARFKAFGTCASHICVILAFYIPALFTFLTHRFGHHVPRVVHIMFANFYLLVPPMLNPIIYGVRTKQIRDRVIQGCCGKVPKPRVTASQPTSPPH; this comes from the coding sequence ATGCTGGCTTCAGGGAACAGCTCTTCACAACCTGTATCCTTTATCCTACTTGGGATCCCAGGACTGGAGAATTACCAATTTTGgattgcctttccattttgtgCCATGTATCTCATAGCTATAGTAGGCAATGTCATTGTCCTTCATATAATCCGAACTGACCACACCCTGCATGAGCCCATGTACCTTTTTCTAGCCATGCTGGCTATCACTGACCTGGCTCTATCCTCCTCCACACAACCTAAAATGCTGGCTATACTCTGGTTTCATGCTCATGAGATTGAATACCATGCCTGCCTCATCCAGGTGTTCTTCATCCATGCCTTTTCCTCCGTGGAGTCCGGGTTGCTCATGGCTATGGCCTTGGACCGTTATGTGGCTATCTGCTTCCCACTCCACCACTCTACTTTCCTGACCCCAGCTGTAGTGGGTAAACTGGGAGCAGCTGTGATGATGAGAGGTTTGCTATGGGTGAGCCCCTTCTGCATTATGGTCTCCAGGATGCCCTTCTGCAACAACCACGTCATTCCCCAGTCATACTGTGAGCACATGGCTATGTTAAAGCTGGTGTGTGCAGACACTAGAGTAAACCGTGCATATGGGCTCTTTGTGGCCTTCTCTGTGGTTGGCTTTGATATAATTGTCATCAGTATATCCTATGTGATGATTCTGAGAACTGTTCTGGGGTTGCCCTCTGATGAAGCCCGGTTCAAGGCTTTTGGCACATGTGCTTCCCATATCTGTGTCATCTTGGCTTTTTATATCCCAGCCCTCTTTACTTTCCTCACCCACCGCTTTGGACATCATGTGCCCCGAGTGGTCCATATCATGTTCGCCAATTTCTATCTACTGGTACCTCCCATGCTCAACCCCATCATCTATGGAGTCAAAACCAAGCAGATCAGGGACAGGGTTATTCAAGGTTGTTGTGGAAAAGTCCCTAAGCCAAGGGTCACAGCATCACAACTAACCCCGCCACCACACTGA